The Felis catus isolate Fca126 chromosome X, F.catus_Fca126_mat1.0, whole genome shotgun sequence genome includes a region encoding these proteins:
- the ZNF711 gene encoding zinc finger protein 711 isoform X2: MDSGGGSLGLHTSDCRMAHTMIMQDFVAGMAGTAHIDGDHIVVSVPEAVLVSDVVTDDGITLDHGLAAEVVHGPDIITETDVVTEGVIVPEAVLEADVAIEEDLEEDDGDHILTSELITETVRVPEQVFVADLVTGPDGHLEHVVQDCVSGVDSPTMVSEEVLVTNSDTETVIQAAGGVPGSSVTIKTEDDDDDDDDDDDVKSTSEDYLMISLDDVGEKLEHMGNTPLKIGSDGSQEDVKEDGFGSEVIKVYIFKAEAEDDVEIGGTEIVTESEYTNGHSVAGVLDQSRMQREKMVYMAVKDSSQEEDDISCAEIADEVYMEVIVGEEEGTSLPETQLEDSDVNKTIVPVVWAAAYGDERRVSRRYEDCQASGNTLDSTLESRSSTAAQYLQICDSINTNKVLKQKAKKRRRGETRQWQTAVIIGPDGQPLTVYPCHICTKKFKSRGFLKRHMKNHPDHLMRKKYQCTDCDFTTNKKVSFHNHLESHKLINKVDKTHEFTEYTRRYREASPLSSNKLILRDKEPKMHKCKYCDYETAEQGLLNRHLLAVHSKNFPHVCVECGKGFRHPSELKKHMRTHTGEKPYQCQYCVFRCADQSNLKTHIKSKHGNNLPYKCEHCPQAFGDERELQRHLDLFQGHKTHQCPHCDHKSTNSSDLKRHIISVHTKDFPHKCEVCEKGFHRPSELKKHSDIHKGRKIHQCRHCDFKTSDPFILSGHILSVHTKDQSLKCKRCKRGFRQQNELKKHMKTHTGRKIYQCEYCEYSTTDASGFKRHVISIHTKDYPHRCEFCKKGFRRPSEKNQHIMRHHKEALM, from the exons ATGGATTCAGGTGGTGGAAGTCTTGGATTGCACACATCAGACTGTAGAATGGCCCATACCATGATTATGCAGGATTTTG TGGCTGGAATGGCTGGTACTGCGCATATCGATGGAGACCATATTGTTGTTTCGGTTCCTGAGGCTGTATTAGTTTCTGATGTTGTCACAGATGATGGGATAACTCTTGATCATGGCCTTGCAGCTGAAGTTGTCCATGGGCCTGATATCATCACTGAGACTGATGTAGTAACAGAAGGGGTAATTGTTCCTGAAGCTGTACTTGAAGCTGATGTTGCTATTGAAGAAGATTTAGAGGAAGATGATGGTGATCATATCTTGACTTCTGAGCTAATTACAGAAACCGTTAGAGTACCTGAGCAGGTTTTTGTGGCTGACCTTGTTACTGGTCCTGATGGACACTTAGAACATGTGGTCCAAGATTGTGTTTCAGGAGTTGACTCTCCCACAATGGTATCAGAGGAGGTTCTTGTAACTAATTCAGATACAGAAACTGTGATTCAAGCAGCTGGTGGTGTTCCTGGTTCTTCAGTTACTATTAAAAccgaagatgatgatgatgatgatgatgatgatgatgatgtcaaGAGCACTTCTGAAGACTACTTAATGATATCTT tGGATGATGTTGGGGAAAAATTAGAGCATATGGGGAACACACCATTAAAAATTGGCAGTGATGGTTCACAGGAAGATGTTAAAGAAGATGGATTTGGTTCAGAAGTaataaaagtgtatatatttaaagctGAGGCTGAAGATGATGTTGAAATAG gtggAACAGAAATTGTCACAGAGAGTGAGTACACCAATGGACATTCTGTAGCTGGAGTGCTTGACCAGAGTCGAATGCAGCGGGAGAAGATGGTTTACATGGCAGTTAAAGATTCTTCTCAAGAAGAAGATGATATTA gtTGCGCTGAAATAGCAGATGAAGTTTACATGGAAGTCATTgtaggggaagaggaaggaacttCTCTCCCTGAGACTCAGCTTGAGGACTCTGATGTTAATAAAACAATTGTCCCTGTTGTCTGGGCTGCGGCATATG gagatgAAAGAAGAGTTTCCCGAAGGTATGAAGATTGTCAAGCATCAG GAAATACTTTGGACTCAACATTAGAAAGCAGAAGTAGTACAGCAGCACAGTACCTTCAAATTTGTGATAGCATTAATACAAATAAAGTACTTAAACAGAAAGccaagaagaggagaaggggagaaaccAGGCAGTGGCAAACAG CTGTTATAATAGGCCCTGATGGACAGCCCCTGACAGTATACCCTTGCCATATTTGCACAAAAAAGTTTAAATCCAGGGGATTCTTGAAAAGACACATGAAGAATCATCCTGATCatttgatgagaaaaaaataccagTGTACAGATTGTGACTTCACAACTAACAAGAAAGTGAGTTTCCATAACCACTTGGAAAGCCATAAGCTTATAAACAAAGTTGACAAAACCCATGAATTTACAGAATACACACGAAGATACAGAGAGGCTAGTCCACTGAGTTCAAATAAACTTATATTAAGAGACAAGGAGCCGAAGATGCACAAGTGCAAATACTGTGACTATGAAACTGCAGAACAAGGACTGTTAAACAGACATTTACTGGCTGTTCATAGCAAAAATTTTCCTCATGTTTGTGTTGAGTGTGGTAAGGGCTTTCGACATCCTTCTGAACTCAAGAAACACATGAGAACCCATACTGGTGAGAAGCCATATCAGTGTCAGTATTGTGTCTTCAGGTGTGCAGATCAGTCAAATCTGAAAACTCATATTAAGTCTAAACATGGTAACAATTTGCCATATAAATGTGAGCATTGTCCTCAAGCATTTGGTGATGAGAGGGAGCTTCAACGCCATCTGGATTTGTTTCAAGGACATAAGACACACCAGTGTCCTCATTGTGACCATAAGAGCACCAACTCAAGTGACCTTAAGCGGCACATCATATCTGTCCATACTAAGGATTTTCCTCACAAATGTGAGGTCTGCGAAAAAGGTTTCCATCGTCCTTCTGAGCTCAAAAAGCATAGTGATATCCATAAGGGTAGGAAGATTCATCAGTGTAGGCACTGTGACTTTAAAACATCAGATCCATTTATTCTTAGTGGTCATATCCTTTCAGTTCATACTAAGGATCAGTCATTGAAGTGTAAAAGGTGCAAGAGAGGGTTCAGGCaacaaaatgaactcaaaaaaCATATGAAGACCCACACTGGAAGGAAGATTTACCAATGTGAGTATTGTGAATACAGCACTACAGATGCATCGGGCTTTAAACGACATGTGATATCAATACATACAAAAGACTATCCACACAGGTGTGAAT
- the ZNF711 gene encoding zinc finger protein 711 isoform X3, giving the protein MDSGGGSLGLHTSDCRMAHTMIMQDFVAGMAGTAHIDGDHIVVSVPEAVLVSDVVTDDGITLDHGLAAEVVHGPDIITETDVVTEGVIVPEAVLEADVAIEEDLEEDDGDHILTSELITETVRVPEQVFVADLVTGPDGHLEHVVQDCVSGVDSPTMVSEEVLVTNSDTETVIQAAGGVPGSSVTIKTEDDDDDDDDDDDVKSTSEDYLMISLDDVGEKLEHMGNTPLKIGSDGSQEDVKEDGFGSEVIKVYIFKAEAEDDVEIGGTEIVTESEYTNGHSVAGVLDQSRMQREKMVYMAVKDSSQEEDDIMREIISNLWEWKNSTTKKFNPRNNGQRDERRVSRRYEDCQASGNTLDSTLESRSSTAAQYLQICDSINTNKVLKQKAKKRRRGETRQWQTAVIIGPDGQPLTVYPCHICTKKFKSRGFLKRHMKNHPDHLMRKKYQCTDCDFTTNKKVSFHNHLESHKLINKVDKTHEFTEYTRRYREASPLSSNKLILRDKEPKMHKCKYCDYETAEQGLLNRHLLAVHSKNFPHVCVECGKGFRHPSELKKHMRTHTGEKPYQCQYCVFRCADQSNLKTHIKSKHGNNLPYKCEHCPQAFGDERELQRHLDLFQGHKTHQCPHCDHKSTNSSDLKRHIISVHTKDFPHKCEVCEKGFHRPSELKKHSDIHKGRKIHQCRHCDFKTSDPFILSGHILSVHTKDQSLKCKRCKRGFRQQNELKKHMKTHTGRKIYQCEYCEYSTTDASGFKRHVISIHTKDYPHRCEFCKKGFRRPSEKNQHIMRHHKEALM; this is encoded by the exons ATGGATTCAGGTGGTGGAAGTCTTGGATTGCACACATCAGACTGTAGAATGGCCCATACCATGATTATGCAGGATTTTG TGGCTGGAATGGCTGGTACTGCGCATATCGATGGAGACCATATTGTTGTTTCGGTTCCTGAGGCTGTATTAGTTTCTGATGTTGTCACAGATGATGGGATAACTCTTGATCATGGCCTTGCAGCTGAAGTTGTCCATGGGCCTGATATCATCACTGAGACTGATGTAGTAACAGAAGGGGTAATTGTTCCTGAAGCTGTACTTGAAGCTGATGTTGCTATTGAAGAAGATTTAGAGGAAGATGATGGTGATCATATCTTGACTTCTGAGCTAATTACAGAAACCGTTAGAGTACCTGAGCAGGTTTTTGTGGCTGACCTTGTTACTGGTCCTGATGGACACTTAGAACATGTGGTCCAAGATTGTGTTTCAGGAGTTGACTCTCCCACAATGGTATCAGAGGAGGTTCTTGTAACTAATTCAGATACAGAAACTGTGATTCAAGCAGCTGGTGGTGTTCCTGGTTCTTCAGTTACTATTAAAAccgaagatgatgatgatgatgatgatgatgatgatgatgtcaaGAGCACTTCTGAAGACTACTTAATGATATCTT tGGATGATGTTGGGGAAAAATTAGAGCATATGGGGAACACACCATTAAAAATTGGCAGTGATGGTTCACAGGAAGATGTTAAAGAAGATGGATTTGGTTCAGAAGTaataaaagtgtatatatttaaagctGAGGCTGAAGATGATGTTGAAATAG gtggAACAGAAATTGTCACAGAGAGTGAGTACACCAATGGACATTCTGTAGCTGGAGTGCTTGACCAGAGTCGAATGCAGCGGGAGAAGATGGTTTACATGGCAGTTAAAGATTCTTCTCAAGAAGAAGATGATATTA TGCGTGAAATTATATCTAATCTATGGGAGTGGaagaactcaacaacaaaaaagtttaatCCAAGGAACAATGGTCAAA gagatgAAAGAAGAGTTTCCCGAAGGTATGAAGATTGTCAAGCATCAG GAAATACTTTGGACTCAACATTAGAAAGCAGAAGTAGTACAGCAGCACAGTACCTTCAAATTTGTGATAGCATTAATACAAATAAAGTACTTAAACAGAAAGccaagaagaggagaaggggagaaaccAGGCAGTGGCAAACAG CTGTTATAATAGGCCCTGATGGACAGCCCCTGACAGTATACCCTTGCCATATTTGCACAAAAAAGTTTAAATCCAGGGGATTCTTGAAAAGACACATGAAGAATCATCCTGATCatttgatgagaaaaaaataccagTGTACAGATTGTGACTTCACAACTAACAAGAAAGTGAGTTTCCATAACCACTTGGAAAGCCATAAGCTTATAAACAAAGTTGACAAAACCCATGAATTTACAGAATACACACGAAGATACAGAGAGGCTAGTCCACTGAGTTCAAATAAACTTATATTAAGAGACAAGGAGCCGAAGATGCACAAGTGCAAATACTGTGACTATGAAACTGCAGAACAAGGACTGTTAAACAGACATTTACTGGCTGTTCATAGCAAAAATTTTCCTCATGTTTGTGTTGAGTGTGGTAAGGGCTTTCGACATCCTTCTGAACTCAAGAAACACATGAGAACCCATACTGGTGAGAAGCCATATCAGTGTCAGTATTGTGTCTTCAGGTGTGCAGATCAGTCAAATCTGAAAACTCATATTAAGTCTAAACATGGTAACAATTTGCCATATAAATGTGAGCATTGTCCTCAAGCATTTGGTGATGAGAGGGAGCTTCAACGCCATCTGGATTTGTTTCAAGGACATAAGACACACCAGTGTCCTCATTGTGACCATAAGAGCACCAACTCAAGTGACCTTAAGCGGCACATCATATCTGTCCATACTAAGGATTTTCCTCACAAATGTGAGGTCTGCGAAAAAGGTTTCCATCGTCCTTCTGAGCTCAAAAAGCATAGTGATATCCATAAGGGTAGGAAGATTCATCAGTGTAGGCACTGTGACTTTAAAACATCAGATCCATTTATTCTTAGTGGTCATATCCTTTCAGTTCATACTAAGGATCAGTCATTGAAGTGTAAAAGGTGCAAGAGAGGGTTCAGGCaacaaaatgaactcaaaaaaCATATGAAGACCCACACTGGAAGGAAGATTTACCAATGTGAGTATTGTGAATACAGCACTACAGATGCATCGGGCTTTAAACGACATGTGATATCAATACATACAAAAGACTATCCACACAGGTGTGAAT
- the ZNF711 gene encoding zinc finger protein 711 isoform X4, whose protein sequence is MDSGGGSLGLHTSDCRMAHTMIMQDFVAGMAGTAHIDGDHIVVSVPEAVLVSDVVTDDGITLDHGLAAEVVHGPDIITETDVVTEGVIVPEAVLEADVAIEEDLEEDDGDHILTSELITETVRVPEQVFVADLVTGPDGHLEHVVQDCVSGVDSPTMVSEEVLVTNSDTETVIQAAGGVPGSSVTIKTEDDDDDDDDDDDVKSTSEDYLMISLDDVGEKLEHMGNTPLKIGSDGSQEDVKEDGFGSEVIKVYIFKAEAEDDVEIGGTEIVTESEYTNGHSVAGVLDQSRMQREKMVYMAVKDSSQEEDDIRDERRVSRRYEDCQASGNTLDSTLESRSSTAAQYLQICDSINTNKVLKQKAKKRRRGETRQWQTAVIIGPDGQPLTVYPCHICTKKFKSRGFLKRHMKNHPDHLMRKKYQCTDCDFTTNKKVSFHNHLESHKLINKVDKTHEFTEYTRRYREASPLSSNKLILRDKEPKMHKCKYCDYETAEQGLLNRHLLAVHSKNFPHVCVECGKGFRHPSELKKHMRTHTGEKPYQCQYCVFRCADQSNLKTHIKSKHGNNLPYKCEHCPQAFGDERELQRHLDLFQGHKTHQCPHCDHKSTNSSDLKRHIISVHTKDFPHKCEVCEKGFHRPSELKKHSDIHKGRKIHQCRHCDFKTSDPFILSGHILSVHTKDQSLKCKRCKRGFRQQNELKKHMKTHTGRKIYQCEYCEYSTTDASGFKRHVISIHTKDYPHRCEFCKKGFRRPSEKNQHIMRHHKEALM, encoded by the exons ATGGATTCAGGTGGTGGAAGTCTTGGATTGCACACATCAGACTGTAGAATGGCCCATACCATGATTATGCAGGATTTTG TGGCTGGAATGGCTGGTACTGCGCATATCGATGGAGACCATATTGTTGTTTCGGTTCCTGAGGCTGTATTAGTTTCTGATGTTGTCACAGATGATGGGATAACTCTTGATCATGGCCTTGCAGCTGAAGTTGTCCATGGGCCTGATATCATCACTGAGACTGATGTAGTAACAGAAGGGGTAATTGTTCCTGAAGCTGTACTTGAAGCTGATGTTGCTATTGAAGAAGATTTAGAGGAAGATGATGGTGATCATATCTTGACTTCTGAGCTAATTACAGAAACCGTTAGAGTACCTGAGCAGGTTTTTGTGGCTGACCTTGTTACTGGTCCTGATGGACACTTAGAACATGTGGTCCAAGATTGTGTTTCAGGAGTTGACTCTCCCACAATGGTATCAGAGGAGGTTCTTGTAACTAATTCAGATACAGAAACTGTGATTCAAGCAGCTGGTGGTGTTCCTGGTTCTTCAGTTACTATTAAAAccgaagatgatgatgatgatgatgatgatgatgatgatgtcaaGAGCACTTCTGAAGACTACTTAATGATATCTT tGGATGATGTTGGGGAAAAATTAGAGCATATGGGGAACACACCATTAAAAATTGGCAGTGATGGTTCACAGGAAGATGTTAAAGAAGATGGATTTGGTTCAGAAGTaataaaagtgtatatatttaaagctGAGGCTGAAGATGATGTTGAAATAG gtggAACAGAAATTGTCACAGAGAGTGAGTACACCAATGGACATTCTGTAGCTGGAGTGCTTGACCAGAGTCGAATGCAGCGGGAGAAGATGGTTTACATGGCAGTTAAAGATTCTTCTCAAGAAGAAGATGATATTA gagatgAAAGAAGAGTTTCCCGAAGGTATGAAGATTGTCAAGCATCAG GAAATACTTTGGACTCAACATTAGAAAGCAGAAGTAGTACAGCAGCACAGTACCTTCAAATTTGTGATAGCATTAATACAAATAAAGTACTTAAACAGAAAGccaagaagaggagaaggggagaaaccAGGCAGTGGCAAACAG CTGTTATAATAGGCCCTGATGGACAGCCCCTGACAGTATACCCTTGCCATATTTGCACAAAAAAGTTTAAATCCAGGGGATTCTTGAAAAGACACATGAAGAATCATCCTGATCatttgatgagaaaaaaataccagTGTACAGATTGTGACTTCACAACTAACAAGAAAGTGAGTTTCCATAACCACTTGGAAAGCCATAAGCTTATAAACAAAGTTGACAAAACCCATGAATTTACAGAATACACACGAAGATACAGAGAGGCTAGTCCACTGAGTTCAAATAAACTTATATTAAGAGACAAGGAGCCGAAGATGCACAAGTGCAAATACTGTGACTATGAAACTGCAGAACAAGGACTGTTAAACAGACATTTACTGGCTGTTCATAGCAAAAATTTTCCTCATGTTTGTGTTGAGTGTGGTAAGGGCTTTCGACATCCTTCTGAACTCAAGAAACACATGAGAACCCATACTGGTGAGAAGCCATATCAGTGTCAGTATTGTGTCTTCAGGTGTGCAGATCAGTCAAATCTGAAAACTCATATTAAGTCTAAACATGGTAACAATTTGCCATATAAATGTGAGCATTGTCCTCAAGCATTTGGTGATGAGAGGGAGCTTCAACGCCATCTGGATTTGTTTCAAGGACATAAGACACACCAGTGTCCTCATTGTGACCATAAGAGCACCAACTCAAGTGACCTTAAGCGGCACATCATATCTGTCCATACTAAGGATTTTCCTCACAAATGTGAGGTCTGCGAAAAAGGTTTCCATCGTCCTTCTGAGCTCAAAAAGCATAGTGATATCCATAAGGGTAGGAAGATTCATCAGTGTAGGCACTGTGACTTTAAAACATCAGATCCATTTATTCTTAGTGGTCATATCCTTTCAGTTCATACTAAGGATCAGTCATTGAAGTGTAAAAGGTGCAAGAGAGGGTTCAGGCaacaaaatgaactcaaaaaaCATATGAAGACCCACACTGGAAGGAAGATTTACCAATGTGAGTATTGTGAATACAGCACTACAGATGCATCGGGCTTTAAACGACATGTGATATCAATACATACAAAAGACTATCCACACAGGTGTGAAT
- the ZNF711 gene encoding zinc finger protein 711 isoform X1, which translates to MDSGGGSLGLHTSDCRMAHTMIMQDFVAGMAGTAHIDGDHIVVSVPEAVLVSDVVTDDGITLDHGLAAEVVHGPDIITETDVVTEGVIVPEAVLEADVAIEEDLEEDDGDHILTSELITETVRVPEQVFVADLVTGPDGHLEHVVQDCVSGVDSPTMVSEEVLVTNSDTETVIQAAGGVPGSSVTIKTEDDDDDDDDDDDVKSTSEDYLMISLDDVGEKLEHMGNTPLKIGSDGSQEDVKEDGFGSEVIKVYIFKAEAEDDVEIGGTEIVTESEYTNGHSVAGVLDQSRMQREKMVYMAVKDSSQEEDDISCAEIADEVYMEVIVGEEEGTSLPETQLEDSDVNKTIVPVVWAAAYVREIISNLWEWKNSTTKKFNPRNNGQRDERRVSRRYEDCQASGNTLDSTLESRSSTAAQYLQICDSINTNKVLKQKAKKRRRGETRQWQTAVIIGPDGQPLTVYPCHICTKKFKSRGFLKRHMKNHPDHLMRKKYQCTDCDFTTNKKVSFHNHLESHKLINKVDKTHEFTEYTRRYREASPLSSNKLILRDKEPKMHKCKYCDYETAEQGLLNRHLLAVHSKNFPHVCVECGKGFRHPSELKKHMRTHTGEKPYQCQYCVFRCADQSNLKTHIKSKHGNNLPYKCEHCPQAFGDERELQRHLDLFQGHKTHQCPHCDHKSTNSSDLKRHIISVHTKDFPHKCEVCEKGFHRPSELKKHSDIHKGRKIHQCRHCDFKTSDPFILSGHILSVHTKDQSLKCKRCKRGFRQQNELKKHMKTHTGRKIYQCEYCEYSTTDASGFKRHVISIHTKDYPHRCEFCKKGFRRPSEKNQHIMRHHKEALM; encoded by the exons ATGGATTCAGGTGGTGGAAGTCTTGGATTGCACACATCAGACTGTAGAATGGCCCATACCATGATTATGCAGGATTTTG TGGCTGGAATGGCTGGTACTGCGCATATCGATGGAGACCATATTGTTGTTTCGGTTCCTGAGGCTGTATTAGTTTCTGATGTTGTCACAGATGATGGGATAACTCTTGATCATGGCCTTGCAGCTGAAGTTGTCCATGGGCCTGATATCATCACTGAGACTGATGTAGTAACAGAAGGGGTAATTGTTCCTGAAGCTGTACTTGAAGCTGATGTTGCTATTGAAGAAGATTTAGAGGAAGATGATGGTGATCATATCTTGACTTCTGAGCTAATTACAGAAACCGTTAGAGTACCTGAGCAGGTTTTTGTGGCTGACCTTGTTACTGGTCCTGATGGACACTTAGAACATGTGGTCCAAGATTGTGTTTCAGGAGTTGACTCTCCCACAATGGTATCAGAGGAGGTTCTTGTAACTAATTCAGATACAGAAACTGTGATTCAAGCAGCTGGTGGTGTTCCTGGTTCTTCAGTTACTATTAAAAccgaagatgatgatgatgatgatgatgatgatgatgatgtcaaGAGCACTTCTGAAGACTACTTAATGATATCTT tGGATGATGTTGGGGAAAAATTAGAGCATATGGGGAACACACCATTAAAAATTGGCAGTGATGGTTCACAGGAAGATGTTAAAGAAGATGGATTTGGTTCAGAAGTaataaaagtgtatatatttaaagctGAGGCTGAAGATGATGTTGAAATAG gtggAACAGAAATTGTCACAGAGAGTGAGTACACCAATGGACATTCTGTAGCTGGAGTGCTTGACCAGAGTCGAATGCAGCGGGAGAAGATGGTTTACATGGCAGTTAAAGATTCTTCTCAAGAAGAAGATGATATTA gtTGCGCTGAAATAGCAGATGAAGTTTACATGGAAGTCATTgtaggggaagaggaaggaacttCTCTCCCTGAGACTCAGCTTGAGGACTCTGATGTTAATAAAACAATTGTCCCTGTTGTCTGGGCTGCGGCATATG TGCGTGAAATTATATCTAATCTATGGGAGTGGaagaactcaacaacaaaaaagtttaatCCAAGGAACAATGGTCAAA gagatgAAAGAAGAGTTTCCCGAAGGTATGAAGATTGTCAAGCATCAG GAAATACTTTGGACTCAACATTAGAAAGCAGAAGTAGTACAGCAGCACAGTACCTTCAAATTTGTGATAGCATTAATACAAATAAAGTACTTAAACAGAAAGccaagaagaggagaaggggagaaaccAGGCAGTGGCAAACAG CTGTTATAATAGGCCCTGATGGACAGCCCCTGACAGTATACCCTTGCCATATTTGCACAAAAAAGTTTAAATCCAGGGGATTCTTGAAAAGACACATGAAGAATCATCCTGATCatttgatgagaaaaaaataccagTGTACAGATTGTGACTTCACAACTAACAAGAAAGTGAGTTTCCATAACCACTTGGAAAGCCATAAGCTTATAAACAAAGTTGACAAAACCCATGAATTTACAGAATACACACGAAGATACAGAGAGGCTAGTCCACTGAGTTCAAATAAACTTATATTAAGAGACAAGGAGCCGAAGATGCACAAGTGCAAATACTGTGACTATGAAACTGCAGAACAAGGACTGTTAAACAGACATTTACTGGCTGTTCATAGCAAAAATTTTCCTCATGTTTGTGTTGAGTGTGGTAAGGGCTTTCGACATCCTTCTGAACTCAAGAAACACATGAGAACCCATACTGGTGAGAAGCCATATCAGTGTCAGTATTGTGTCTTCAGGTGTGCAGATCAGTCAAATCTGAAAACTCATATTAAGTCTAAACATGGTAACAATTTGCCATATAAATGTGAGCATTGTCCTCAAGCATTTGGTGATGAGAGGGAGCTTCAACGCCATCTGGATTTGTTTCAAGGACATAAGACACACCAGTGTCCTCATTGTGACCATAAGAGCACCAACTCAAGTGACCTTAAGCGGCACATCATATCTGTCCATACTAAGGATTTTCCTCACAAATGTGAGGTCTGCGAAAAAGGTTTCCATCGTCCTTCTGAGCTCAAAAAGCATAGTGATATCCATAAGGGTAGGAAGATTCATCAGTGTAGGCACTGTGACTTTAAAACATCAGATCCATTTATTCTTAGTGGTCATATCCTTTCAGTTCATACTAAGGATCAGTCATTGAAGTGTAAAAGGTGCAAGAGAGGGTTCAGGCaacaaaatgaactcaaaaaaCATATGAAGACCCACACTGGAAGGAAGATTTACCAATGTGAGTATTGTGAATACAGCACTACAGATGCATCGGGCTTTAAACGACATGTGATATCAATACATACAAAAGACTATCCACACAGGTGTGAAT